TTATTCTTGctcccacaaaaaaaaatttttttgttgtagAATAGCTCTAATTCTCATTACTTAAATCCAGCCAAATCCCTATAATACATATATTTAAAATATCATATctctatatttttttctcataagTTGCAATGATAAACCTCTTCGAGTATTCCTATCTTCCACATGTTTAGGTGAAATTTCTCTGATAGGCTCCGGCTTTTTCCGTTTAATAGGTCTCCATATTTAAGAGGAAGTTTGGGTTTTATATTGTTAGAATTTCAATTTTTGCTATCCATTCTCTTAAAAGAAGTTAAATCATATTATTAACGATAATTTTTAATGCTTTTAGTTTACAAGAAGATGATGGCTAACAAGTAGCAGCATGTTCTTCAACTAATGATCAAATTACGAGACAGTGATACTTTATTACAAGGTACCACTACATCAGTAGATGTGTTACTGCTGTTTCTAAAAATTGATATGGAATTCAGGTTAGTGAAACCCTATATGTCCACCGATGCAAAAGTTCAAAGGTGTCTCTAAACCAAAGTTTTCTTTTGTacactctctcttttttctgaTCATTAAAAGCATGAAAGTTTACGTGTAAAAAAAGTTTTTATTACATGTCAAATATCCTTATGATGAGTGAACCCTACATGCTTATTTACTCATCCCCAAACCACCAATCCTAAAATGTCTCAACCCCCGAAAAATTGCAGTTGAATTCGCATCACCTAAAAAATAGTAGACGGCCTCTTTCATACACGTTGACTGACTAAGTAAAATGctaaaagagagagaaaaggaagaaatgttCAACAGAGTCCAGTAATAATACTTCGTAATTAAACCACCTTCATTGATTTGTAAACCATCTTGGAAAGACCATTGTTGTTCCATACTGCATATTTGCTCATGGCTGAGAATTCTGCTCCCCCAGAAGAAGTTGTAGTGCCTGttccagaagaaaaaaatgaagccaaagaaaaagaagtCGTGGTGACTATTCCTGAAGCAAAAAATGAAGCCGAAGAAAAAGAAGTTGCAGTGCTTATTTCTGAAgcaaaaaatgaagccaaagaaaaagaagcTAAAGAAATCCCTGATGATACTACCACCACTGCTGCTGCTGCCACTACTAATACTAGTGTGGCAGCTAAAACAGATAAAATGAAGATTATTGTGCTTTCATTAACCGtactttcatttcttctttcctttccaaTCCTCTTTTCAATCGCTTGGTTGCTGTACTTGAGACAATATGACTGTGAAAACCTTCTTGACTTGCCAAAGTTACAACTTGTGATTGTCATTGGTCTAGCAATTGTCTTCTTTGTGAGCAACTTTGTAGTGAAATTTGGAAGCCGGTTTCCTATGCTTGGACTTCTCTTAGTTGTGGTGCCACTGATTTTGATGCTGATTGTTGGTCTTGGACTTGAGGGTGCTTTTGACATGGAAGCTCGTACCATACCCGGTACTCCTAGATGGCTTGAGTTCAGGGTGGATAATGACTACAATTGGAAGGATATCAAATCCTGCTTGTATGCTACAACGACATGTAGAGAGTTGGCGTTAAGGTCTTATACCACCAAATCCTTTGACTTCACAGCAAGCAAATTATCATCGATTGAGGTACTAAGCTAATATAAATGTCACATGAAATAGTATACGTGTGCTTGAGTAGACATTACAGACAAAGAATTGTTTGGCTGGtcgaatatatatataggtatatgtaaaatataaatcACTAGTTTTGCATATGGCATATCCTAAAAACATGTTGAATGCTATTGGCTTAGTTTTGCATGAGAAAATTAGTTTTGAAACTAATTTCTACATTAGCAGAATACTTCTTTTTCAATGGTTCATACACATGTTATTAGGCAGTGTTTGATACTTTAATTCAACcaacaacttaaaaaaaaaaattatgatcgaatttttttcaataaatagTGTGCTTAGTTTGAGTGATTTGTGTTTTCTTTGGTCATATCACTTCTACAATTGCACCTCTATTTACATTTTACATTTACTCACTGGACTGTTTTTTACATTGGCGCAATTGTCTAGTCTGGTTGTTGTCTGCCGCCAACAAGCTGTGGAATGGAGTACGTGAATGCCACATTCTGGAGGAAAGAAGATTCAACACTGGATGCGTCCAACCTATTGGAGAGGGATTGTGATCTATGGAAGAATGATGAAACCATTCTGTGCTACAACTGCCAAGCCTGTAAAGATGGATTTCTCAAACCATTACTTGGTAAATGGCAGAACATTGGGACCTTCCTCGTTGTCATGGCTGCTCTGCTTTCAGTCTCGCATCTGTTGCTTTTTATTTCTACAATGTGGGAGCAACTTCGAGGATACCATAAAAGCAAATTAATCGCACATTCATTTTAACTGACTAAGAGTTATTAGATGAGGTTTTGGATTTGCAAGCTATTTCATCCTTTGTTCTTTACTTTGTTATACATCTTTTTCGTGTATAATCGGGGACATCTTTGATGCTATGGTCATCTTGGTTTTCGGTTTTTCACCATCCCTTGACAGAAGCAGAAGCTACCAATTTTTTCCATGCTATCAAGCTCTTCTTTGATTGTCATATGGGCAAAAGTATGTTTTGGATTATATACCACGAATTTTTAAGGAGTCGTAAGTTATCATTTCCTGAACTCCAAAATCTTGGTTTCAtcaggcaaatcacactgactAATTAGGAGTGGTCAGTTATAAAACCTCCACCATTAGGTGCCAATACGAcaaatttgttttatcataCACAAGCCAATTATCCTTATTAAGCTTTACCAAAACCAAAACTCTCCTCCTCCCATCCTGAATTCATGCACAGTGCAGACTAGGATGAAACAAGATGCAAGGAAAACCACAGGATTGAAGAGACTGCATCTCTTCTGAGTATTCAATGACATGAATATCAGCATCCATGGGCGTCTCTTGATTGATAAGTACTTTCTTCAAGGTGATTAATATATTCCTTGCTATTTTCCAATCCCAAACCTTATTATGCCCCAACCTAAGCCCAACAGAGGGAGACCAAGCGGGAGAATAGAAGGGAGGAGACATAAGTCAAAATAAACTACACAAACATATCTGGACTGCAAAAGGACAATAAAAGAGGAAAGCTATATTATACAGAAGCTAACAACATGCTACAATTCTTGTAGTAAAATTTGGCTAAAGCCATGAAACAGGTTACGATAACTTACAAGGAATTCTCAGAGTTAACGAGTACAAGCCTACAAGCTAGTATTTGGTAAATCATCAACACAAGATTCTACTAAGTTGCATACGAAGGGACACCAGGATCCAGTTTTGGCTGATACATTCACCTCCGAGCATGCGAGGCATCATATGTTCCCGTCCATGAAGGATTCCCAGCAGCACCAGCAACAGCTCCTGCTACAGCTCCAACTCCATCAGGAGCACCTGCAGTGACGGAACCACCATACGGGATCATTCCCGGGGATATAGGCCCAGCACCCATCGGAACAGCAGGTCTTCCATAATTATCAACATATCCACCACTACCATGTACAGCAGGTGGGTAGAATGTATGTGGATTGATGTTGGGTCCACCATACGTGTAGGGAGCTACACAGACACCAAGCATTATTGGCTAAAGGGATCACATTGGAACTTGAGAAAATAATAACTTGAGAGGATTTCAAAAAACAAACTTGCTACCATGTGCTCTCTTCTCGACATTGAACACCTCGGCACGCAATCTTTCCAGTTCTCCATGCATGCCCACCATTTCCTTCTCCATGATTCGCattttttccactttctctatGTTTAAACCTTTTTCGTACTCAAATGTCATTCTTTTgcccaaaaagaaagaaatttgaaTTAAATGCTTGCACTAATATCAGTTAATGGGTGATACCGACCAGAATAAGAAAGCCCAATATGTAGTAATCAGAAGCAACATTACTTTCCTGTTCACCAGAAAATTATTTATAAAACACACACATATCAAGCACAAAGCAACAGTTTCCAAATCTAAAAAGAGATGCAGGGTGAAAAGCACAAGTGATTGTTTCCACGCTTTTCCTGTTACTAACAAGGATAAATCACGTTTCGAACTGAAATTAAGCTTTACCACAAAACATAGCATCAAGGATTTCTTAGTCCATAACACATAAAGAAAAGCTCAGAAGTGAATGTTTCAGCTCATCAAAAAGATGATATTAAAACAATATGAACAGTTGACTCCACTCACCGTAACCTTTGATGTTCTTTCCTTAAACTATCGAGTTCAGTATTCATTTCCGGTAATGTTTTGACATCAGCACGGGCTTTCTCCAGCTCCTGACTGGCCTTTTGTACTTGAGCAGTCAGCTCTTTTCTAGCTAATGCCAGGCTCCGTGCCTCAGAATGTGCTTGCTGCAAGTCCTTCTTTACACTCTCACCAGCTCTGATGTCAACTTCCATTTTTGCTATCCTTTCCAATAATACACGAATCTGGATATCACTCTCAGTCTGCATGCTTCTAATATGATCTGCAAGCTTCTGTATTTCTTGCTGAGCAGCAACAAGATCCTGCCTCAAAGCCCCATGGGAGGCTGCCAACCTATGATTATCCACAGCAAGCTGCTCAATTTCCGCTGCCTGAACAGCCAATCTACTATCTAAAAGCTCAGGAGGAGGAAGTGGCTCCATCGGACGATGGCCAGCAGGCAATGCACCATGATGAATGAAAGCAGGACCTGGTACAGAACGTCCTTCATGTGCTGATGGTATGTGTTTTCTCGAAGTCattggattaaaaaaaaagcctCCTCAAGTAAGGGCGGCAAAGTATAACTTTCTCCCCGAGACTATTTAGGATAAATTACCTGCAATATCTTTAGAAGATGAACAATAAGAAAAAGTAAGAATCTCTTCCAGGTTCCATCTAGAGAGAGAAACACTTAAAGATGTACCCAAAAAGCAAGAAGCAGATACAGGAGAGTACAAATTATTCAGCTATTCGAACATGCATCATAGGACAAAGTGCACTTGAACTCATGGAGAATAATTTGGAATTCATATTTTAGTACACAAATTGAAGTAttgaataaaaattttaaataaaatcaacAACAACAACTAAAGAAGTTAAACTACCATTGGCCAATATCTCATCTATTAGGTCAACATCAGACAAACGAGCATCATTTACTGGGATTAGGCAAAAGAACGTTGTAGTGCCAACTATAATCATAAATCAGAGTCAAATCATTCTGATTgcatagaaaattttcctaccaAAGTAACCAAGCCAGATGCCTTTTTCTTCCACGATAAGTTGACCAGACAAGAAAGCAGATCcataatcattttcaaactcagAAATCACACAAAAATTCTTCCTTCTGTGTACTAGTACAGTTAAGGCCTGGGATTCCTGAGCATACTTTCAGAGACAACCATTTTGGAACAACTATGTAGTCTCTTTTTTGGGTGTAGAATCAAGCCATTTAAAGAATCACCCCAACAAATCAGCATTTTCCCCACTGAGAAGTTGTTCGGTGATACTGTTAATTTAACAATTAGAATTCCAAGTTCTTTCTTGAGAATCAATAATTAGCATGGTCAAAACTCCATTATCTAGTATTTGTCCTATTACATGACAAGAAGTCCACCTAAATGAGCATAAGGATCTAGGCATTGAGCAATCTCCACCCTCATCGAAGTTCATAATAATGAAGAAGTTACCATCACCATTATTGCATGATGATATGGTGTCtatggaaatttttgcattgtAGAAGTAACAAAGAAACGTTAAAGAAAATCACAAACTCTCTCTTTCAACGACTATTAATCATCATTTGTCACAAGATAGCAAGTAGAACATTAAAGCATGCCTCAAGTGTCATTAACATGTCAATATTCAGAAAGTTTTAATATGTTGATTATATGATCAACACATGCAGTGTAAAGATCCATATCCTACAATGAACCAGAATTTAAACGTACCATTTATAAAAGTTGCCACGTTTCACACATCGGCATCTATGAAGCCTAGTTGCCATGCTTCACACACTGCCATCCTGCTTTTAGCACACGATTCTACATTACCACAATTTCTTATTACCTAGACTTCTCAATGGCACTTCCAAAAGATAGTCAAAATATTTAAGATCGAACTTCGCTCATATTTCCCCGTAATCTGAATTTGTATCATACTTCCCAATAACCTAAAAGCAACCCAAAAAAAgctttaaaaaaatcaaaactttatCCACAGTGTCCTGCTTTTCACGAAATTATGCATCACCTGTATTCCCTAAACTTTTTCCAAGAGCCCAGTGAAAAAGCTTAACATTGAAGATACCTCATACTTTCCTATAATCTAAGAACAAcagaaaataataatacaacaaaaaacaaaacaaaaaaatgaaaaaaaaaggatcaaaaCTGTATGTTTCTTGTGCTCCTCCTCTAATTTCAAACCAAAGCCACAATTGCAAATGATCAAGATATGCCTATTTCACAGCAGGATGCAGCAAAAAGCTGCTGTCTCTCCTGAGAAGTACTCCTTCCGCATGCCTAACCAATCAATGATTAATGCAACACAAACCCACGTAAAAATCTCCTTTTAAGGCTAAAATCAAGTgtcccttttccttttgccATTAGAATGACAATTTTACGCTAAAGAAACAAGAATTGAACCCTGAAccatgaaaatttttttcaagaCAAATTTTGGTTTCTTAAAGCAAATCGAAACAAGCCCAGATAAAGAAAACTGAAAGCAAGTAATTACCTGTTCTCAGGACTGATAAATCGGAGGGTTCActccaaccacagctcatgaaTTGGGAAAAATTGCAGCATTAGGTACCAACTCTCGTGGAGCCATGCCCATCATCTAATTGCACTCAAATCGTGGACTCGGGTCACCAAATTGTGGGCTTTTCTAACTCAAAACACTTATGGCCTTTGACGGGATAATTAAACAGAGGGCAGGGACAGCCCAATAGGTGTTGGGTTGACGAACCCTGGAGTGTATTAAgattggaaagtaaagaaatagGTGTCATAAAATTTTGCAGTTTTTATTAGTATCTTCTAGAGCcctatagtttttttttaaaaaaaaaattccaacagGGGAGGATGGGACCTAAGAAGCTGTGTAAGAGTAAGGGTATTTGAATTCAGAACTTCTAATTATAAGATGGAAGtggaatattttttaatttgggTTAATACATAATAATAATCCAATTTTTGGGATAGTTaatttgttcttcttttttttttgagttaagTTTTTCTTACATTACACATTCTATTGGAAGGTACTTGTAAACTTTTACTTTTACAAAAATGTTTTCCTCCTATTGCAATTCCTGTTTGTGGGCTAAAAAGTCAAAACCAAACGAATTGATATTGGAAAAACACTCTAGTAAGAGGATCATGACTCGTGAGAACATATGGAAGATACTCCGTCCGTCCCATTTTGATAattctattttcctttttcatctgttcTAAAGTATAGTCCATTTTCTAATTAAAGAATGTAAttatcttttaatttctctaaaatatccttattcaATATAAATTGTTATTAGTATAAACTACCTTATGTAAAATAGATTGTTAATCTACCCCGCCCTCCGGGGCTTGGTCTGGCGCTTGAGATTGCTGAAAATGGAACCTTAAGTCTCTGGTTCGAACTTTGCTGCCCACAAGTTGTGGAGGGTAAGGAATAGTCTGCGGGGGTACACTTCCTGCGGGAgacccttaaaaaaaaaaaagattgttaACCTACCCCATATAATACATTTAGATTTAATctgaaataatataaaatgaggattcattctttcttgaccatcaattcaagttttcatgaataattaatataaagttatactttatttaatgtaagggtattttaggaaaatagcaacctaattttgtttttccaacaaagttaactgctttttcttaaattgtgtgaaaGAAAAACGagaactatcaaaatgggataGAGGAAGTAATATTTTTAAACTAAGGCTCATAAAAACTATTTCTTTTGCTTTGAAAACAAATTAAAGTAGAGGGTTAAAGATAGGCTTAAAGCTCTCACACCTCACACCTAAGTGCAATGTTAAATGGCATTTCATGGATTCACTAAGGGCCTATTTGGAAGTGAATTTTTTGGCCAAGTTTTTTaactacaagttttttaacaactttagctacaggaacccaaaaaaacttatcaaaatttttaacttacacattttaaaatatctaatacacaaaaaacttctatctttcttcttctttctcccccaTCCCATCCACCATATCTTCATCGCCGGCCACCATCTCGGCCGCTGTTTCCGGTGTCGGCTACCTATTTTGGCGCCAGCgttcccaaatttttttttccttcctttctccctccctctctccttCCCTCCCCTCCCTGGCCAAACTCTCCCGACCTATGCAGTAGCAGCAATTACTTTCCTCCTGCTCTggtttttctttctccctccaGTCACGCCAACGCTATGGCTGACGGAGGAACAGGGGAACAGGGAAGGGGGGAGGCGGGAAACGGGAAATGGGAAGGGGAACATGGGAGGAGGAAACGGGAGGAGGGTGGCGAGACAGAGGGGGTGGCATGTAGAGAGGAGGTGGCAGGGGGAGGGGGTGGCGGGGCTGCAGGGGAAGGAGCACAGGGGAAGGGGAAGAGGCAGGGCAGAGGGGCTAGCGGGGACAGGGCTGGCGGGGAGAGGGGGTGGCGGGGTAGAGGGGGGTGGCGTGCAGAGGGGaggggggaaggggcagaggggctGGCGGGGGAAAGGAGTGGCGGGGAAAATGTAGAGGagaggagaaggggaaagggaggagaggggtggcaggagggggaaggaagaagaagaagaagaaagagaggaaagaaaagaaaaaggaaaaaaagaaaaagaaaaaaaaagaaaaggaaaaaaaattcaccttacaaaaacttttacaaaattttttatcttacaaaaacttcaacaaaaaaattttttaccttataaaaacttctataaaattttttcaaaaacttctacagtgtaCTACGTTAGAGTTTTAGATAAACTCCtaaaaaaactcaggttccaaaaaGACCCGAGTTCAAGGGAAGGAGGAGTTAATTCATGATACTTCCAAGAGTACCAtctctaaaaaaataataatctaacGGAGACATTTGAAACTACAAGCTGTTCAGCAATTAGACATCCATTTTCCAATCCCACTCACTTAGTGCGAAGAATTAGGCCCGGCAAGCAGTGGACGCCTGTCAAAATAAGCAAAACCCCTGGTGTTTCAACTGATTATATTAGCCACACAAAATGCTGCAATGCCATTCTTGAGTAACAAGTCAGCTCCTCCATTCGAAAAATCACCAAATGTTTCCTTTGTGCTTCACTGCTTAGTTTACACGTACTAAGGTTTCATCATTCATTGTAAAATGCACCAACTTTGTCATTAGCTCACCAACAGCAATAAATAGCTGAAATTGCATGCAATTAGACATGTAGAAACTAGACCTTATTCTACCTCGGAGGATTCTACCAGCACCTTGTAAGTTACAACCGCATCACTCTTGACCGACTTTGTCTATCATTTTCTAGCGACCAGACATAAAATTAGACGATCTTGATTAGCAATAGACTTCGGTTGTGAGAAATGGCACCAATCAAGTCCTTAGCATTAGTTGCATTTCTTCTTGCATGTTCTGCTCTTATATCTGAGTGCAGGGTGGCGAGGAAAGACTTGGGAGTGGATCTTGGTGGTGGTATAGGAGTTGGAGTCGGAGCAGGAATAGGGTTGGGCATAGGAGGAGGTA
The Coffea arabica cultivar ET-39 chromosome 6c, Coffea Arabica ET-39 HiFi, whole genome shotgun sequence genome window above contains:
- the LOC113692953 gene encoding tetraspanin-15-like; the protein is MAENSAPPEEVVVPVPEEKNEAKEKEVVVTIPEAKNEAEEKEVAVLISEAKNEAKEKEAKEIPDDTTTTAAAATTNTSVAAKTDKMKIIVLSLTVLSFLLSFPILFSIAWLLYLRQYDCENLLDLPKLQLVIVIGLAIVFFVSNFVVKFGSRFPMLGLLLVVVPLILMLIVGLGLEGAFDMEARTIPGTPRWLEFRVDNDYNWKDIKSCLYATTTCRELALRSYTTKSFDFTASKLSSIESGCCLPPTSCGMEYVNATFWRKEDSTLDASNLLERDCDLWKNDETILCYNCQACKDGFLKPLLGKWQNIGTFLVVMAALLSVSHLLLFISTMWEQLRGYHKSKLIAHSF
- the LOC113692857 gene encoding protein FLX-like 4; the protein is MTSRKHIPSAHEGRSVPGPAFIHHGALPAGHRPMEPLPPPELLDSRLAVQAAEIEQLAVDNHRLAASHGALRQDLVAAQQEIQKLADHIRSMQTESDIQIRVLLERIAKMEVDIRAGESVKKDLQQAHSEARSLALARKELTAQVQKASQELEKARADVKTLPEMNTELDSLRKEHQRLRMTFEYEKGLNIEKVEKMRIMEKEMVGMHGELERLRAEVFNVEKRAHAPYTYGGPNINPHTFYPPAVHGSGGYVDNYGRPAVPMGAGPISPGMIPYGGSVTAGAPDGVGAVAGAVAGAAGNPSWTGTYDASHARR